In a single window of the Tellurirhabdus bombi genome:
- a CDS encoding MotA/TolQ/ExbB proton channel family protein: protein MKTQSPTPAPARAAAPAKKKSGGLNPVFVIPILAVIAFVVFIFVFGDPSHFQGDNNENLPKDGDYFGVVYKGGWIVPLLFTCFLTVLVFSIERFITIGRANGSGSVDDFVGKVKSLLDRNDIEAAIKECDRQKGSVGNVVKTALLKYQQLRTDAELNKEQKLAALQKEVEEATTLELPMLEKNLTIIATLASVSTLVALLGTVLGMIRAFAGMGTSGQPDTAALATGISEALVNTALGIGTAAIATIMYSYFTSRIDELTYNIDEIGLSIQQNFAAHN, encoded by the coding sequence ATGAAAACACAATCTCCAACCCCAGCACCAGCTAGAGCAGCGGCACCTGCAAAGAAAAAATCAGGCGGCTTGAATCCGGTGTTTGTAATTCCTATTCTGGCTGTGATTGCCTTTGTAGTCTTTATTTTCGTCTTTGGTGATCCTAGCCACTTCCAGGGAGACAACAACGAAAACTTACCAAAAGATGGTGACTATTTTGGTGTAGTTTACAAAGGTGGCTGGATTGTACCTTTACTGTTTACTTGTTTCTTAACCGTATTAGTTTTCTCAATTGAGCGTTTCATCACAATTGGCCGGGCCAATGGTAGTGGTTCAGTTGATGATTTTGTAGGTAAAGTAAAAAGCCTGCTGGACCGTAACGACATAGAAGCTGCCATTAAAGAGTGCGATCGTCAAAAAGGTTCAGTAGGAAACGTTGTAAAAACGGCCCTGCTTAAGTATCAACAATTAAGAACTGATGCAGAATTAAACAAAGAGCAAAAACTGGCTGCTTTGCAAAAAGAAGTAGAAGAAGCAACAACTCTGGAGCTTCCGATGCTGGAGAAAAACCTGACGATCATCGCAACACTGGCTTCGGTATCAACGCTGGTAGCCCTGTTGGGAACGGTATTGGGTATGATCCGCGCCTTCGCCGGTATGGGTACATCAGGCCAACCAGATACAGCTGCTCTTGCAACGGGTATCTCTGAGGCCCTTGTAAACACGGCTCTTGGTATCGGTACTGCCGCTATCGCAACCATCATGTACAGCTACTTCACTAGCCGTATTGACGAATTGACTTATAACATCGACGAGATCGGTCTGAGCATTCAGCAAAATTTTGCTGCGCATAATTAA
- a CDS encoding ExbD/TolR family protein, with amino-acid sequence MPIVKPKRSGPVMDMTAMCDMAFLLLSFFIMTAQFKEQEAAAIETPTSISGIKVPDKDIMTISLDKDGKVYFGIDNQQNRVAMLEYMAEANGISFTDQEKKKFSIQSSFGLPLNQLKSYLALKPEQQKALKQPGIPVDSTANPQTNQLAQWVYNARKANKDLRIAVKGDNLSKFPNFKNVLSSLQSQNINKFNLITGTEAPPAGWTND; translated from the coding sequence ATGCCTATAGTAAAGCCAAAGCGCTCCGGTCCGGTTATGGATATGACGGCAATGTGCGATATGGCCTTTCTGTTGTTGAGCTTCTTTATCATGACGGCTCAATTCAAAGAACAGGAGGCCGCCGCTATCGAAACGCCGACATCCATCTCTGGAATTAAGGTGCCCGATAAGGACATCATGACCATTAGCCTAGATAAGGATGGCAAAGTTTACTTCGGTATTGATAACCAACAAAACCGGGTGGCAATGCTTGAATACATGGCAGAAGCTAATGGAATATCGTTTACAGATCAGGAGAAGAAGAAATTCTCGATCCAGTCTAGTTTCGGTCTGCCATTGAACCAACTGAAATCATACCTGGCTTTGAAACCTGAACAACAAAAGGCTTTGAAGCAACCAGGTATCCCAGTTGACTCAACTGCGAATCCGCAGACAAACCAGTTAGCCCAGTGGGTTTACAACGCCCGGAAAGCTAACAAGGACTTGCGTATTGCCGTAAAAGGCGATAACCTATCGAAGTTTCCGAATTTCAAGAATGTGTTAAGCTCTCTGCAATCGCAGAATATTAACAAATTCAACCTGATTACAGGTACGGAAGCCCCACCGGCAGGTTGGACAAACGACTAA
- a CDS encoding MFS transporter — protein MKIYTLSFFLLCLSSFLFFASFNMLIPELPAHLTSLGGAEYKGYIIAFFTITAGISRPFSGRLTDTIGRVPVMAFGSLVCFVCGFLYPLLQTVSAFLLLRLVHGFSTGFKPTGTSAYVADIVPDDRRGEAMGILGLSGSIGMAFGPALGSWLTSLLGLNGLFYASSFLALLSIVILLNMKETLPEKLPFRWQLLKISRRDVFEPAVIAPSLVTFLNSFSFGAVITLAPDFSESLKMGNKGLFFTVFTIASLAIRFMAGKVSDQYGRRPVLRIASLILTIGMLLIAFSDTELTFLLGAVVFGISMGMYSPTAQAWTVDLSHSANRGRALATMYIALEAGIGLGAFLSAKIYQNDAARFQLSFLIISFFSAGAFIYLLLADTHKKQAEEGPNQPVKP, from the coding sequence ATGAAGATTTACACACTTTCTTTTTTCCTTCTCTGCTTAAGTTCCTTTCTTTTCTTCGCCAGCTTTAACATGCTGATCCCTGAGCTACCCGCTCATTTAACCAGCTTAGGCGGGGCCGAATACAAAGGGTACATTATTGCCTTTTTTACGATTACAGCAGGTATTTCCCGCCCTTTTAGTGGACGACTCACGGACACAATCGGGCGGGTGCCGGTCATGGCCTTTGGCTCACTGGTCTGTTTTGTATGTGGCTTTCTTTATCCTTTGCTGCAAACTGTTTCTGCTTTTCTACTGCTTCGGCTGGTGCATGGTTTCTCCACGGGCTTTAAACCAACGGGTACATCTGCCTATGTAGCCGACATCGTACCCGACGACCGCCGGGGTGAAGCAATGGGTATCTTAGGACTTAGTGGGAGTATTGGTATGGCTTTTGGCCCAGCCCTGGGAAGCTGGCTAACGAGTCTGCTTGGTCTGAATGGGCTTTTCTATGCTTCTTCTTTTCTGGCCCTGCTCTCGATTGTCATTTTGCTAAATATGAAAGAAACGCTGCCGGAGAAGCTTCCTTTTCGGTGGCAACTGCTTAAAATTTCCCGGCGCGATGTATTCGAACCCGCTGTCATTGCCCCATCGCTGGTTACCTTTCTAAACTCCTTTAGTTTTGGTGCTGTGATTACGCTAGCCCCTGATTTCAGCGAGTCCCTGAAGATGGGAAACAAAGGGTTATTTTTCACGGTCTTCACCATCGCCTCACTGGCTATCCGCTTCATGGCCGGAAAAGTATCGGACCAATATGGCCGCCGTCCTGTGTTGCGCATTGCCTCACTCATTCTAACCATTGGCATGCTCCTGATTGCCTTTAGCGACACGGAACTAACCTTTCTGCTGGGGGCTGTTGTGTTTGGGATCTCGATGGGTATGTATTCACCAACGGCCCAGGCCTGGACGGTCGATCTTAGTCACAGCGCAAATCGAGGGCGAGCACTGGCAACGATGTATATTGCTCTTGAGGCTGGAATTGGTTTAGGAGCATTCCTATCCGCAAAAATTTATCAAAACGATGCTGCCCGTTTTCAGCTCTCTTTTCTGATTATATCATTTTTCTCTGCTGGTGCATTCATTTATCTCTTGTTGGCCGATACCCACAAAAAACAGGCAGAGGAAGGGCCAAATCAGCCAGTCAAACCTTAA
- a CDS encoding type B 50S ribosomal protein L31 has protein sequence MKQGIHPDYREVVFWDMSSDYKFISRSTVQTRETIDFEGQTYPVVKLEVSSQSHPFYTGKNVLLDTAGRVDKFLKRYGKK, from the coding sequence ATGAAACAAGGTATTCATCCAGATTATCGGGAAGTGGTTTTCTGGGATATGTCTAGTGACTACAAATTCATTTCTCGTTCAACTGTTCAAACGAGAGAGACGATTGACTTCGAAGGCCAAACTTATCCCGTTGTGAAACTGGAGGTTAGCTCGCAATCGCACCCATTCTACACCGGTAAAAACGTACTTCTTGATACGGCTGGTCGCGTAGATAAATTCTTGAAACGGTACGGCAAAAAATAG
- a CDS encoding ribonucleoside-diphosphate reductase subunit alpha, protein MYVIKRDGRRESVRFDKITARIEKLCYGLDPAYVQPVEVSMKVVSGLYDGVKTTELDNLTAETAASMTTKHPDYAILAARVAISNLHKETNKSFSGTIKRLFNYIDPKTGENAALISKEVYDVVRKNAALLDSTIIYDRDFGYDYFGFKTLEKSYLLKIDGRIAERPQHMLMRVAVGIHFDDIDSAIETYNLLSEKWFTHATPTLFNAGTPKPQMSSCFLLTMKDDSIEGIYDTLKQTAKISQSAGGIGLSIHNVRATGTYIKGTNGTSNGIVPMLRVFNDTARYVDQGGGKRKGSFAIYLEPWHADVFEFLQLKKNHGKEELRARDLFYAMWVPDLFMKRVEANDVWSLFCPHECPGLADTYGDEFEALYESYEREGKARKTIKAQDLWFEILESQTETGTPYMLFKDHANRKSNQKNLGTIKSSNLCTEIIEYTSPDEVAVCNLASIALPKFIKAGANGMLHFDHDKLFEITKVVTKNLNRIIDINYYPVEEARRSNMRHRPIGIGIQGLADAFIMLRMPFESDEARRLNKEIFETIYYGSMVASMELAKKEGPYETWAGSPISQGQFQFDMWGVQPDSNRWDWETLRQDVVQHGVRNSLLLAPMPTASTSQILGNNECFEPFTSNIYLRRVLSGEFVVVNKYLLKDLVKLNLWNDNMKNMLIAANGSVQNIPHIPQNLKDLYKTVWEIKQKHIIDMAADRGAYICQSQSLNIHMVDANFGKLTSMHFYAWKAGLKTGMYYLRTKAAVDAVKFTVEKQAEPQLEPALAETAPIEKPLNYVKYAQDHAQPVATSQVNDAEFNYSAIQCSLDDPEGCEMCGS, encoded by the coding sequence ATGTATGTAATTAAACGCGATGGTCGTCGGGAGTCTGTCAGATTTGACAAGATCACGGCCCGGATTGAGAAACTATGCTACGGCTTAGATCCAGCGTATGTGCAGCCAGTCGAAGTCTCCATGAAAGTCGTTAGTGGCCTTTATGATGGCGTTAAAACCACGGAACTGGATAACCTGACTGCCGAAACAGCGGCTTCCATGACCACAAAGCACCCAGATTACGCGATTCTGGCGGCTCGCGTTGCTATTTCTAACTTACATAAGGAAACTAATAAATCGTTTTCAGGAACAATCAAGCGGCTTTTTAACTACATCGATCCTAAAACAGGAGAGAACGCCGCCCTGATTTCCAAAGAAGTTTATGACGTGGTGCGGAAAAATGCCGCCCTGCTCGACTCAACCATTATCTACGACCGTGATTTCGGCTACGACTATTTTGGCTTTAAAACGCTCGAAAAGTCTTACCTCTTGAAAATTGACGGCCGGATTGCCGAGCGTCCGCAGCACATGCTGATGCGGGTTGCGGTGGGCATTCACTTCGATGACATTGATTCAGCTATTGAAACCTACAACCTGCTGTCGGAGAAATGGTTTACCCACGCTACCCCTACCCTTTTCAACGCTGGAACGCCAAAGCCGCAGATGTCGAGCTGCTTCCTGCTGACTATGAAGGATGATAGCATCGAGGGCATCTACGATACGTTAAAACAAACCGCCAAAATCTCTCAGTCAGCGGGTGGTATTGGCTTGAGCATTCACAACGTTCGGGCAACGGGTACTTACATTAAAGGCACAAACGGTACGTCAAACGGCATTGTGCCGATGCTGCGCGTCTTCAACGATACTGCTCGTTATGTAGACCAGGGCGGCGGGAAACGCAAAGGTTCTTTTGCCATCTACCTGGAACCCTGGCACGCCGATGTTTTTGAATTCCTGCAACTGAAGAAAAACCACGGTAAAGAAGAACTCCGCGCCCGCGATCTTTTCTACGCCATGTGGGTTCCCGACTTGTTCATGAAGCGTGTAGAAGCCAATGACGTTTGGTCGTTGTTCTGCCCGCACGAATGCCCTGGCCTGGCTGACACCTACGGCGACGAGTTTGAGGCACTTTATGAGAGCTACGAACGCGAAGGCAAAGCCCGTAAAACAATCAAGGCGCAGGATTTATGGTTTGAAATCTTAGAATCGCAGACGGAGACAGGAACGCCGTACATGCTCTTCAAAGACCACGCTAACCGCAAGTCGAACCAGAAGAACCTGGGAACCATCAAATCGTCGAACCTCTGCACAGAGATCATCGAGTATACGTCACCCGACGAAGTAGCGGTTTGTAATCTGGCCTCCATTGCCTTGCCAAAATTCATTAAGGCGGGTGCCAACGGCATGCTTCACTTTGACCACGACAAGCTGTTCGAAATCACAAAAGTGGTAACGAAAAACCTGAACCGGATTATCGACATCAACTATTATCCGGTTGAAGAAGCTCGTCGCTCAAACATGCGTCACCGTCCAATTGGTATTGGTATTCAAGGACTTGCTGATGCATTCATCATGCTTCGGATGCCTTTCGAGTCTGATGAAGCCCGGCGGTTGAACAAAGAAATTTTCGAGACCATCTATTACGGATCTATGGTTGCTTCCATGGAGCTGGCGAAAAAAGAAGGTCCTTACGAAACCTGGGCTGGCTCGCCGATCTCGCAGGGCCAATTCCAGTTTGATATGTGGGGCGTACAACCTGACTCCAACCGTTGGGATTGGGAAACACTCCGTCAGGATGTTGTTCAGCACGGTGTGCGTAACTCCCTGCTTCTTGCGCCGATGCCAACCGCCTCGACTTCACAGATCCTGGGTAATAACGAATGTTTTGAACCATTTACGTCGAACATTTATCTGCGTCGCGTTTTGTCCGGTGAATTTGTTGTCGTGAACAAATACCTGCTCAAAGACTTGGTGAAGCTGAACCTGTGGAATGACAACATGAAAAACATGCTGATCGCAGCCAACGGTTCGGTGCAGAATATCCCGCATATTCCGCAGAATCTAAAAGATCTCTACAAAACCGTTTGGGAGATCAAGCAGAAACACATCATCGACATGGCCGCTGATCGGGGAGCCTATATCTGTCAATCCCAATCACTGAATATCCACATGGTTGATGCTAACTTTGGCAAGCTGACTTCCATGCACTTCTACGCCTGGAAAGCTGGCTTGAAAACAGGCATGTATTACCTGCGTACCAAAGCGGCTGTTGACGCGGTTAAGTTTACCGTCGAAAAACAAGCTGAACCGCAGCTAGAGCCTGCCCTGGCCGAAACAGCGCCAATCGAAAAGCCGTTGAACTACGTTAAATACGCCCAAGACCACGCCCAACCGGTTGCAACGTCGCAAGTGAATGACGCCGAATTTAATTATTCAGCAATCCAATGCTCGCTGGACGATCCAGAAGGATGTGAAATGTGTGGCTCTTAA